The genomic DNA aagaaagaggagtgggaggccccagtgcacaactgagcaagcagacaagtacattagagtgcctagtttgagaaaccgatgccgcacaagttctcaactggcagctttaaatagtacctgcaaaacaccagtctcaatgtcaacagtgaagaggcaactggccttctaggcagagttgcaaagaaaaagccatatctcagactgaccaacaaaaagaaaagattaagaatgtcaaaagaacacagacactggacggAGGAACTCTGCCTTATCAGCAACCCCTTGCCGCTAGCCGATCTcttcgccaacagccaatgaaattgcagagcgccaaatacaaatcaacagaaatctcataattcaaatttctcaaacatacaagtattaggcaccattttaaagatacaattctcgttaatccagccacagtgtcagataccaaaaatgctttacagagaaagctccacaaacgattttGTTAAGTCAACACCAAGtggccatttttccagccaaagagaggagtcacaaaaagcacaaatagagataaaaattcatcactaacctttgatgatcttcatcagatgacactcataggatttaacgttacacaatacatgtatgttttgttcgataaagtgcacatttatatcaaaaaatctaattttacatcggcgtgttacgttcagtaatgttttgcttccaaaacatgctgggattttgcagagagccacatcaattcacagaaatactcattataaatgttgatgaaaattcaagtgttatgcatgggaCTTTAGATAAACTtttccttaatgcaactgctgtgtcaaaTTTCCAAAACACTTTACGGAAAAAAgtaaaccatgcaataatctgagtacggagctcagagcccaaaccagccaaaataaatatctgccatgttgcgcagtcaacattagtcagaaatagcattataaatattcacttacctttgctgatcttcatgagaatgcactcccaggaatcccaggtccacaataaatgtttgatttgttcgataaagttcataatttatgtccatatacctccttttgttagggcgtttggtaaacaaatcgaaACGCGCGTGCAATTTCCAGCGGAAAGGTCAGATTAAaattccaaaaagttatattactggttgtagaaacatatcaaactatgtatagaatcagtctttaggatgtttttatcataaatgttcaataatgtttgttacggatacaggtatccATATGGTGCCTATTGCTTCAGTGTAAATTAACTGGTAAATAAGAGGTTTTGTCAGCGCTACCTCTGGAGGACAGTTTGAATTATGAAGTGGTCAAAGCTACTGTTCTTCGCACCTATGAGCTTATGCCTGAGGCATACCGACAGAGATTTAGGTCTCATAAAAAGTCTTCTAGTAAGACTTACGTGGAATTTGCTAGAGACAAGGGAAATCTGTTTGAGAAATGGCGTGCTGCTAGTAAGGTAACTGATTTCAACTCTCTCCGGGAGTTAGTCTTGTTGGAAGAGTTTAAAAATTGCTTACCTGAACGCATTGTAGTTTACCTAAACGAACAGAAAGTATCCTCCCTGGCAGAAGTGTCTGTGTTGGCAGACGAGTTTGTGTTGACGCACAAGAGTGTGTTTTCGGCTCAAACTGAGAGTAGAACCACTGAGTTGCCTACTTTTAGCCCTAGTCGGCCAGGAGTATATCAAGCACACCAGAAAAATGAACGTCTCGGTTTCTATTGCCATAAAGTGGGACATATGATTAATGATTGCTTCCTGCTTAAACGCACACAAGGGATGCCTCTTCGTGCCAAGCCGCCAACAGGTGTTGGTCTAATTCGTAGGGTTGTGAGGTCTGAAACTAAACAGGTGCCTCAGGCTAACTGTAGTTTGAAAGACCCAGTCTCCGACCGCAGTTATGAACCGTTCGAGGGGTTTGTGTCCCTAATGAATGACGAAGCGTCTCAGCGTCCGGTTAAAATCCTTAGAGATACCGGTGCCGCTAAGTTGTTTATATTGTCTGATGTGTTGCCCGTGTCCGACGATACATACTGTGGTTCCAGTGCAGGGTATTGAAATGGGTTTTGTCCCAGTGCCATTGCACTTTGTGAAAGTACACTCTGAGTTAATCAGTGGAATATTCAGAGTGGGGGTACGTCCTATGTTGCCAGTGTAAGGTGTGACCTTTATAATGGGTAACGATATTGCCGGAGGAAAGGTAGTACCTGTATTGGAAGTATTGGATAAAAGTGACCACTCTCTCTCGAATGAGCTGGCACATAGTTATCCACATGTGTTCCCCGCTTGTGCTGTCAAGAGGGTGAGGTGATAGATTTGTCGAACACTGTTCTGTTCAAAGAGGTTGATCAAGAGGATGGGTTGTGTGCTCTGGGAAGCTGATCACCTCTGACAAACAGCCCAGGAAAGAATTGAAGGATGTTGAACTTATTGCTGATGCAATACAGTTACCAGTCACTTGTGAGCAGCTGATTGCTAACCAAAAGGTTGACAACAAGCTTGCTAAATGTTTTTCTAGTGTTGTCTCATTGAAAGATGTGAAGAAGAAGAACGTGGCTTACTTCATTGATGGTAATCTCATGCGTAAATGGAAATCCCATGTTGACGCGGGTGGAGTTTGGAATGCTGTTTACCAAATAGTGATTCCTACAGCCTTTCGACAAAATGTGTTATCCTTTGCTCATGATCACCATTGGTCTGGGCATTTAGGAATCACAAAGACTTATGATCGGATCCTTCGACATTTCTTTTGGCTGGGTTTAAAACAAGATGTGGCTCAGTTCTGTCGGACATGTCACACATGTCAGATAACAGGAAAACCAAATCAAGTTATTCCTCCCGCTCCTCTTTGTCCAATACCTGTCATaggtcaacatttacatttacatttaagtcatttagcagacgctcttatccagagcgacttacaaattggtgcattcaccttatgacatccagtggaacagccactttacaatagtgcatctaaatcttttaaggggggtgagaagtattactttatcctatcctaggtattccttaaagaggtggggtttcaggtgtctccggaaggtggtgattgactccgctgtcctggcgtcgtgagggagtttgttccaccattggggagccagagcagcgaacagttttgactgggctgagcgggaactgtacttcctcagtggtatggaggcgagcaggccagaggtggatgaacgcagtgcccttgtttgggtgtagggcctgatcagagcctggaggtactgaggtgccgttcccctcacagctccgtaggcaagcaccatggtcttgtagcggatgcgagcttcaactggaagccagtggagagaggtgacgtgagagaacttgggaaggttgaacaccagacgggctgcggcgttctggatgagttgtaggggtttaatggcacaggcagggagcccagccaacagcgagttgcagtaatccagatgggagatgacaagtgcctggattaggacctgcgccgcttcctgtgtgaggcagggtcgtactctgcggatgttgtagagcatgaacctacaggaacgggccaccgccttgatgttagttgagaacgacagggtgttgtccaggatcacgccaaggttcttagcgctctgggaggaggacacaatggagttgtcaaccgtgatggcgagatcatggaacgggcagtccttccccgggaggaagagcagctccgtcttgccgaggttcagcttgaggtggtgatccgtcatccacactgatatgtctgccagacatgcagagatgcgattcgccacctggtcatcagaaggggaaaggagaagattaattgtgtgtcgtctgcatagcaatgataggagagaccatgtgaggttatgacagagccaagtgacttggtgtatagcgagaataggagagggcctagaacagagccctggggacaccagtggtgagagcgcgtggtgaggagacagattctcgccacgccacctggtaggagcgacctgtcaggtaggacgcaatccaagcgtgggccgcgccggagatgcccaactcggagagggtggagaggaggatctgatggttcacagtatcgaaggcagccgataggtctagaaggatgagagcagaggagagagagttagctttagcagtgcggagcgcctccgtgatacagagaagagcagtctcagttgaatgactagtcttgaaacctgactgatttggatcaagaaggtcattctgagagagatagcgggagagctggccaaggacggcacgttcaagagttttggagagaaaagaaagaagggatactggtctgtagttgttgacatcggagggatcgagtgtaggttttttcagaagggtgcaactctcgctctcttgaagacggaagggacgtagccagcagtcagggatgagttgctgagcgaggtgaggtaagggagaaggtctccggaaatggtctggagaagagaggaggggatagggtcgagcgggcaggttgttgggcggccggccgtcacaagacgcgagatttcatctggagagagaggggagaaagaggtcagagcacagggtagggcaacCATTCGAAACATGTGGTGGTTGATTGTGTTGGACCGTTACCGAAGTCAAAATCGGTTAACCAGTTTCTGTTAACAATTATGTGCATGGCAACAAGATACCCAGAGGCCATTCCTCTGAGAAGGATTACAGCCCCTGTAGTGAGTAAAGCCTTAATAAAATTCTTCACGACATTCGGGTTACCTAAGATTGTACAAAGTGATCAAGGTACCAATTTCCTATCCAGGCTCTTCAAGCAGGTGTTATAATCTTTGTCAATTACACACCGTGTGGCAATCGCATATCACCCAGAGTCTCAGGGTGCGCTTGAAAGATGGCATCAGACACTGAAGTCTATGCTACGTAAATATTGTTTGGAATCTGAGAAGGATTGGGATGAGGGAGTTCCTCTAGTTTTGTTTGCTGCTCGTGAAACTGTACAGGAGATGAGAATGTGTTGGACTACGTTAGTCGCTTTCGTGAGTGCCTACACCAAGCTTGTGCTCTCGCAAAGGAAGCTCTGTCTTCCTCACAGAGGAGCATGAAAAGACACTATGATAAAGAGGCTGTTTCTCATCCACTACAGCCAGGTGACCAAGTACTGGTGTTATTACCTGTTCCA from Oncorhynchus keta strain PuntledgeMale-10-30-2019 chromosome 10, Oket_V2, whole genome shotgun sequence includes the following:
- the LOC127932691 gene encoding uncharacterized protein LOC127932691 — its product is MTDHHLKLNLGKTELLFLPGKDCPFHDLAITVDNSIVSSSQSAKNLGVILDNTLSFSTNIKAVARSCRFMLYNIRRVRPCLTQEAAQVLIQALVISHLDYCNSLLAGLPACAIKPLQLIQNAAARLVFNLPKFSHVTSLHWLPVEARIRYKTMVLAYGAVRGTAPQYLQALIRPYTQTRALRSSTSGLLASIPLRKYSSRSAQSKLFAALAPQWWNKLPHDARTAESITTFRRHLKPHLFKEYLG